A stretch of Apis cerana isolate GH-2021 linkage group LG1, AcerK_1.0, whole genome shotgun sequence DNA encodes these proteins:
- the LOC108003566 gene encoding delta-1-pyrroline-5-carboxylate synthase isoform X3 has product MFSKEIGFVLLGAEGARTSSTPLEPRAAAAVGQSGLMSLYDAMFAQYGVKLAQVLVTKPDFYNEETRNNLFSTLSELLSLNIVPIINTNDAVSPPPHVDEEVAGSGGRRGISIKDNDSLAAMLAAEIQADLLILMSDVDGIYNLPPWQDGAKMLHTFSMDLRDTIKFGQKSKVGTGGMDAKVNAALWALDRGVSVVICNGTQEKAIKNILSGRKIGTFFTQTTEISTPVEVVAEEARTGSRALQALRPEERASCINALADLLESRQKEILEANRKDLEAAEKTGLAKALLSRLSLTPAKLKSLSSGLRQIANDSLTNVGRVLRRTKLAEGLELRQITVPIGVLLVIFESRPDSLPQVAALAISSANGLLLKGGKEATNSNKYLMELVKEALSPVGAANAISLISTREDVGDLLSMGKHIDLVIPRGSSDLVRSIQEQSKHIPVLGHAEGICHVFVDRDADLVKALKIIRDSKCDYPAACNAMETLLIHESHMKSNFFNDVCSMLQNEGVKVNSGPKLRKQLTFGPPPAKSMKTEYGSLECAIEVVSDIEDAINHIHKYGSGHTDCIVTENKERATYFQREVDSACVFHNASTRFSDGYRFGLGAEVGISTARIHARGPVGVDGLLTTKWVLQGNGHAAADFGEGGEVWLHQSLPLNEI; this is encoded by the exons GCACCCCTTTGGAACCTAGAGCTGCAGCCGCGGTGGGTCAATCGGGTCTGATGTCGCTATACGACGCTATGTTCGCCCAATATGGTGTGAAACTGGCCCAAGTGTTGGTCACCAAACCGGATTTCTACAATGAGGAGACCCGTAACAATTTGTTCAGCACTCTGAGCGAGTTGCTCAGCTTGAACATAGTCCCCATAATCAATACCAACGACGCGGTATCACCTCCGCCACACGTTGACGAGGAAGTCGCTGGAAGCGGCGGAAGAAGAGGAATTTCCATCAAAGACAACGATTCCTTGGCCGCCATGTTGGCCGCCGAGATTCAAGCGGACTTGTTAATCTTGATGAGCGATGTAGATGGCATTTACAATCTGCCTCCTTGGCAAGATGGCGCCAAAATGCTGCATACGTTTAGCATGGATCTTAGAGACACGATTAAATTTGGGCAAAAATCGAAGGTCGGTACCGGTGGCATGGATGCGAAAGTTAATGCTGCGCTTTGGGCCCTTGATCGAGGTGTCTCCGTTGTAATTTGCAATGGAACTCAAGAAAAGgctataaagaatattttatctggGAGAAAGATAGGTACTTTCTTCACACAGACGACCGAAATTTCCACGCCTGTAGAGGTTGTCGCCGAAGAAG cTCGAACTGGAAGCCGAGCACTGCAAGCTCTTCGACCAGAGGAACGAGCGAGCTGTATCAACGCGTTAGCTGATCTTCTCGAATCACGGCAAAAGGAAATATTGGAAGCTAACAGAAAAGATCTCGAGGCTGCGGAGAAAACTGGTCTGGCGAAAGCTTTACTTTCTCGTCTCTCGTTAACACCCGCCAAACTGAAATCTTTGAGTTCTGGTTTGCGACAAATTGCCAATGATTCCTTAACCAATGTGGGTCGTGTGCTCAGAAGGACAAAACTGGCGGAGGGTCTGGAATTGAGACAAATAACTGTCCCCATCGGTGTATTGTTGGTGATTTTTGAATCACGGCCCGACAGTTTACCTCAGGTAGCCGCATTAGCGATATCCAGTGCCAATGGCCTTCTTCTGAAAGGAGGCAAAGAAGCGACAAacagcaataaatatttaatggagTTGGTGAAGGAAGCGTTGAGCCCGGTTGGTGCTGCCAACGCgatatctttaatttcgaCCAGGGAGGACGTCGGTGATTTATTGTCGATGGGAAAACACATAGATCTCGTAATTCCTCGAGGTAGCTCAGATCTTGTTCGAAGCATTCAGGAACAATCGAAACACATTCCCGTATTGGGACACGCGGAAGGTATTTGTCACGTGTTTGTAGATAGAGATGCGGATCTTGTTAAAGCTCTAAAGATCATCAGAGATTCGAAATGCGATTACCCTGCTGCTTGCAACGCTATGGAGACATTGCTTATTCACGAAAGTCATATGAAGAGTAACTTTTTCAACGATGTGTGCAGTATGCTGCAAAATGAAGGa GTGAAAGTTAATTCCGGACCGAAATTGAGAAAACAATTAACATTCGGACCACCACCTGCGAAAAGTATGAAGACCGAGTACGGCTCTCTTGAATGTGCAATCGAGGTCGTATCAGACATCGAGGATGCAATAAATCATATTCACAAATATGGCAGTGGACATACGGATTGCATTGTTACCGAGAATAAAGAAAGAGCCACCTATTTCCAGAGAGAAGTGGACAGTGCGTGCGTTTTTCACAATGCCAGTACTCGATTCTCCGATGGTTATAGATTCGGTCTTGGTGCCGAG gTTGGAATTTCCACCGCACGAATTCATGCACGCGGTCCAGTGGGAGTAGATGGATTGTTGACTACAAAATGGGTATTGCAAGGTAATGGTCATGCAGCTGCAGATTTTGGAGAAGGTGGTGAAGTTTGGCTTCATCAATCTTTACCGCTCAATGAAATCTAA
- the LOC108003565 gene encoding U4/U6 small nuclear ribonucleoprotein Prp4, with the protein MSDDEDLVYVKKQKTVHYGSLEEAERARLAAVAESSEEEKDTTTLGDNVNTVATLANIHISNEYMELEDEMSKDRQALLEEFERRKKARQINVSTDDSEVKRNLRQLGEPICLFGEGPADRRTRLRELLANLGEDAIKKKHEEEEKPSHPIERDTETTWYHEGPESLQIARSWIATYSLPRAKARLDKARQDLELPTATRTARRQELLKKLQALTIYCSQIGDTRPISFCQFSPNSKVLATASWSGLCKLWSVPDCTLLRTLKGHTCNVGCIVFHPKATITEEVVGERAGQTCVLASCASDGTVKLWSGGFGEEPLAEVEGHEPHRVSRLAFHPSGRFLGTCCYDASWRLWDLEQQAEVLHQEGHARAVHCISFQGDGSVSATGGHDSFGRVWDLRTGRCIMFMEGHLKSIFGIDFSPNGFHIATASEDNTCKIWDLRKRSCVYTIPAHTNLLSDVKYQRIEGQYLVTASYDNTAKIWSNKTWQPLKTLPGHDGKVMSVDISPDHRFIGTSSYDRTFKLWAPENM; encoded by the exons ATGTCAGATGATGAAGATTTGGTTTAtgttaagaaacaaaaaactGTTCATTATGGGTCGCTTGAAGAAGCAGAGCGTGCTAGATTGGCCGCTGTGGCGGAATCctctgaagaagaaaaagataccACGACATTGGGAGACAATGTCAACACTGTTGCTACATTggcaaatattcatatatcaaaTGAATATATGGAATTGGAAGATGAAATGTCCAAAGATAGACAAGCTCTCTTAGAAGAATTTGAACGTAGAAAGAAAGCTCGTCAAATTAATGTATCTACTGATGATTcagaagtaaaaagaaatttaagacAATTAGGAGAGCCTATTTGTTTATTTGGTGAAGGTCCTGCAGATAGGAGGACAAGATTAAGAGAATTATTAGCTAATTTAGGTGAAGAtgcaattaagaaaaaacatgaagaagaggaaaaaccTTCTCATCCAATTGAAAGGGATACAGAAACAACATGGTATCATGAAGGACCAGAATCTCTTCAAATAGCACGTTCTTGGATAGCta cATATTCATTGCCTAGAGCAAAAGCTAGATTGGACAAAGCAAGGCAGGATTTGGAATTGCCAACAGCCACACGTACAGCACGTCGTCAagaacttttgaaaaaattacaagcattaacaatttattgttcTCAAATTGGAGATACTAGGccaatttctttttgtcaATTCAGTCCAAATTCCAAAGTGCTTGCTACAGCTTCATGGTCAGGCTTATGTAAACTATGGTCTGTACCTGACTGTACTTTGTTAAGAACTCTTAAAGGACATACTTGTAATGTTGGCTGCATTGTTTTTCATCCAAAAGCTACTATTACTGAAGAAGTGGTAGGAGAAAGAGCTGGACAGACTTGCGTATTGGCATCCTGTGCTTCAGATG gaACTGTAAAATTATGGAGTGGTGGATTTGGAGAAGAACCTCTAGCTGAAGTTGAAGGACATGAACCACACAGAGTTTCAAGATTAGCATTTCATCCATCTGGTAGATTTCTTGGAACATGTTGTTATGATGCATCTTGGAGACTTTGGGATTTGGAACAGCAAGCAGAAGTCTTACATCAGGAAGGTCATGCTAGAGCTGTACATTGTATtag TTTTCAAGGTGATGGCAGTGTAAGTGCCACAGGTGGTCATGATTCTTTTGGTCGAGTATGGGATCTTCGTACAGGACGGTGTATTATGTTTATGGAAGgccatttaaaatctatttttggcATTGATTTTTCTCCAAACGGATTTCATATAGCAACAGCAAGTGAAGACAATACTTGTAAAATATGGGATTTACGAAAAAGATCTTGTGTGTACACAATACCGGCACATACAAATCTCTTATCAGATGTAAAATATCAAAGGATAGAAGGACAATATCTAGTTACAGCATCATATGACAATACTGCTAAAATATGGTCGAATAAGACTTGGCAACCACTTAAAACATTACCAGGTCACGATGGTAAAGTTATGTCTGTCGATATTTCTCCCGATCATAGATTCATCGGGACCAGTTCATATGAtcgaacatttaaattatggGCACCCGAAAACATGTAA
- the LOC108003624 gene encoding histone H4: MTGRGKGGKGLGKGGAKRHRKVLRDNIQGITKPAIRRLARRGGVKRISGLIYEETRGVLKVFLENVIRDAVTYTEHAKRKTVTAMDVVYALKRQGRTLYGFGG; the protein is encoded by the coding sequence ATGACTGGCCGTGGAAAGGGTGGAAAGGGTTTGGGAAAGGGAGGAGCAAAGCGTCATAGAAAGGTTTTGCGTGATAACATCCAAGGTATTACCAAACCAGCCATTCGTCGTCTTGCTCGTCGTGGTGGTGTGAAGCGTATTTCTGGATTGATCTACGAAGAAACACGAGGTGTATTGAAGGTATTCTTGGAAAATGTTATCCGAGATGCTGTCACTTACACTGAGCATGCCAAGAGGAAGACTGTAACTGCCATGGATGTAGTTTACGCTTTGAAGCGTCAAGGAAGAACCCTTTACGGTTTTGGTGGTTAA
- the LOC108003623 gene encoding histone H3: MARTKQTARKSTGGKAPRKQLATKAARKSAPATGGVKKPHRYRPGTVALREIRRYQKSTELLIRKLPFQRLVREIAQDFKTDLRFQSSAVMALQEASEAYLVGLFEDTNLCAIHAKRVTIMPKDIQLARRIRGERA; encoded by the coding sequence ATGGCTCGTACCAAACAAACTGCTCGTAAATCAACTGGTGGAAAGGCGCCACGTAAACAATTGGCCACTAAAGCTGCTCGTAAGAGTGCTCCTGCTACCGGTGGAGTGAAGAAACCTCATCGTTACAGGCCTGGAACTGTAGCGCTCCGTGAAATTCGACGATATCAAAAAAGCACCGAACttctaattcgaaaattaccaTTCCAACGTTTGGTTCGTGAAATTGCTCAAGATTTCAAGACAGATTTAAGATTCCAAAGCTCTGCTGTCATGGCTCTTCAAGAAGCCAGCGAAGCTTATCTCGTTGGTTTATTTGAAGATACTAACCTGTGTGCAATTCACGCTAAACGTGTTACGATCATGCCAAAGGACATTCAGTTGGCTCGTCGTATTCGTGGAGAAAGAGCCTAA
- the LOC108003508 gene encoding histone H2A-like, which yields MSGRGKGGKAKGKAKSRSNRAGLQFPVGRIHRLLRKGNYAERVGAGAPVYLAAVMEYLAAEVLELAGNAARDNKKTRIIPRHLQLAIRNDEELNKLLSGVTIAQGGVLPNIQAVLLPKKTEKKA from the coding sequence ATGTCTGGCCGAGGTAAAGGTGGTAAAGCTAAGGGAAAGGCGAAGTCTCGTTCCAACAGAGCTGGTTTGCAATTCCCTGTTGGTCGTATTCATAGACTTCTTCGCAAAGGAAATTACGCAGAACGTGTCGGTGCAGGAGCACCAGTGTATTTAGCAGCCGTTATGGAATATTTGGCTGCTGAAGTGTTGGAATTGGCGGGAAATGCTGCtcgtgataataaaaaaaccagAATTATACCTCGTCATCTTCAACTTGCTATCCGTAATgatgaagaattaaataaattactttctgGTGTAACTATTGCTCAGGGTGGTGTTTTACCAAATATTCAAGCAGTTTTATTGCCAaagaaaactgaaaaaaaagctTAA
- the LOC108003504 gene encoding histone H2B, translated as MPPKASGKAVKKAGKAQKNISKSDKKKKRRRKESYAIYIYKVLKQVHPDTGISSKAMSIMNSFVNDVFERIAAEASRLAHYNKRSTITSREIQTAVRLLLPGELAKHAVSEGTKAVTKYTSSK; from the coding sequence ATGCCACCTAAAGCAAGCGGAAAAGCTGTGAAGAAAGCTGGTAAAGCTCAGAAGAATATTAGCAAGTctgataagaaaaagaagaggaggaggaaggaaagttATGCTATCTACATCTACAAGGTGTTGAAGCAAGTTCATCCTGATACTGGAATTTCCAGTAAAGCCATGAGCATCATGAACAGCTTTGTAAATGATGTTTTTGAGCGTATTGCGGCTGAAGCTTCACGTTTAGCACATTACAACAAGAGATCTACCATCACTTCTCGGGAAATCCAAACTGCTGTCAGGCTTCTGTTGCCTGGTGAATTGGCTAAACACGCTGTTTCTGAGGGTACTAAAGCCGTCACCAAGTACACCAGTTCAAAATAA